In the Quercus lobata isolate SW786 chromosome 5, ValleyOak3.0 Primary Assembly, whole genome shotgun sequence genome, one interval contains:
- the LOC115990651 gene encoding uncharacterized protein LOC115990651: MNILSWNCRGLGNPRAVTVLSHLVGVKAPKIVFLMETKQSVEEMRSIKEDLQYHAIFTVPSLGRSGGLAMIWKEDVDLHVQTSSQNHIDAIVFSSTGPPWRITGFYGQPEENRRHETWSLLRHLHSWYSMPWVCIGDYNEILSSDEKQGRLPKAQALMQAFRSALLQCNLTDLGYVGNDFTWNNGRHGDAYVQRRQDRACATVEWREFFPHCRVTHLQVSYYDHDPIFLTTNAPNNSVRRKRVPHRFEEKWAAHPEYEWIIQQAWNQPAPHGSPMFKLFEKIKKCRTSLIGWARFAFGNNRAKIEEKHRELELTRRNIGDQVERIKLVRGRWCTEENEIAEVAETYFKNLFTTAHTDYANMEDVLESVNRRVTADMNQILLRNYTAGEVKRALFQMHPSKSPRPDAFEVLRRMQNRRRGKKGQMAVKLDISKVYGRVEWGFLEKMMIRLGLDEKWGMSALLRRAEERKQLQGILSCRNGVRISHLLFADDSSLFCQASVEECQQLIIILEEYEWASRQAINRDKTALFFSKNTRAEVKDIIQGMLGAQVMTECEKYLGLPMVAGKSKVTTFKGLKEKITKRVMGWKEKFISKAGREILIKIVAQAIPTYTMGIFKLPKSLCDDINSTLAKYWWGQTKDEKKIHWINWNKLCRPKNNGGMGFSDIHAFNLAMLAKQAWRLIKHTHSLFYKVYKARYFPNSSFMEAELGTNPSYVWRSLLMAREIIRKGSRWRVGDGCHIQVDAHKWLNHDPIFSGLHPNSLFVSDLIDADTRQWDRGKIQALFAPSTQQEILAIPLNNLHSNDELVWKENSTQNFTVKTAYKIALGLKNQP; the protein is encoded by the exons ATGAATATCCTCAGTtggaactgccgggggcttgggaacccccgAGCAGTAACTGTGCTCTCGCATCTTGTGGGAGTTAAAGCGCCCAAAATTGTATTTCTCATGGAAACCAAACAATCGGTTGAGGAGATGAGAAGTATAAAAGAAGACCTACAATACCATGCTATTTTTACAGTTCCTAGCCTGGGAAGGAGTGGTGGCCTGGCCATGATTTGGAAGGAGGATGTAGACTTGCATGTTCAAACCAGTTCACAAAATCATATTGATGCCATTGTGTTTAGCAGCACGGGTCCACCATGGAGAATCACCGGTTTCTATGGCCAACCGGAAGAAAACCGTCGACATGAAACTTGGAGTTTGTTGCGGCACCTTCATTCCTGGTACTCAATGCCTTGGGTATGTATTGGGGACTACAATGAAATATTATCATCTGATGAGAAGCAAGGCAGATTACCAAAGGCACAAGCCCTCATGCAAGCTTTCCGTAGTGCACTGCTTCAGTGTAATTTGACTGATCTTGGGTACGTTGGAAATGACTTCACATGGAATAATGGAAGACATGGTGATGCCTATGTCCAACGACGGCAAGATCGAGCTTGTGCAACAGTGGAATGGAGAGAGTTTTTCCCTCATTGCCGAGTCACACACTTACAGGTTTCGTATTATGATCACGATCCAATTTTTCTTACCACTAATGCCCCAAATAATTCTGTCCGTAGGAAAAGAGTACCCCACAGGTTTGAGGAAAAATGGGCAGCGCATCCCGAGTATGAATGGATCATTCAACAAGCATGGAACCAGCCTGCCCCTCATGGCAGCCCGATGTTTAAGCtgtttgaaaaaattaagaagtgCAGGACATCTTTGATTGGTTGGGCACGATTTGCTTTTGGAAATAATAGAGCAAAAATTGAGGAAAAGCACAGAGAATTGGAGTTAACAAGACGAAATATTGGAGACCAAGTGGAGAGGATCAAACTGGTCAGAG GTAGATGGTGTACTGAAGAAAATGAGATTGCTGAAGTGGCAGAAACTTACTTCAAAAATCTATTTACTACAGCACACACAGATTATGCAAATATGGAGGATGTCCTTGAATCAGTTAATAGACGGGTTACAGCTGATATGAATCAGATTCTATTAAGAAACTATACTGCTGGTGAGGTCAAACGAGCCCTATTCCAGATGCATCCCTCAAAGTCACCTCGACCTGATG CTTTTGAGGTGTTGCGCAGGATGCAGAATCGTAGAAGGGGAAAAAAGGGCCAGATGGCAGTAAAGCTAGATATAAGCAAGGTGTATGGTAGGGTGGAGTGGGGTTTCCTTGAAAAAATGATGATACGGTTGGGGTTGGATGAAAAATGG GGTATGTCAGCCTTGTTGAGAAGAGCAGAAGAAAGGAAGCAGTTGCAGGGGATCTTATCTTGTAGAAATGGAGTGCGGATTTCTCACTTGCTATTTGCTGATGACAGCTCGCTATTTTGCCAAGCATCAGTTGAGGAGTGCCAGCAACTGATAATCATCCTTGAGGAGTATGAGTGGGCATCGAGGCAAGCAATAAACAGGGACAAAACGGCTCTTTTCTTCAGTAAGAATACAAGGGCAGAAGTGAAGGATATCATCCAAGGTATGTTGGGAGCCCAGGTTATGACTGAGTGTGAAAAATATCTTGGCTTACCCATGGTGGCGGGTAAATCCAAGGTAACTACTTTCAAGGGGCTTAAGGAAAAAATCACAAAACGGGTGATGGGTTGGAAGGAGAAGTTTATCTCAAAAGCGGGACGGGAAATACTGATCAAAATAGTGGCGCAGGCAATCCCTACATATACTATGGGCATCTTTAAACTCCCAAAATCCTTGTGTGATGATATTAATTCAACCCTTGCAAAATACTGGTGGGGGCAAACAAAGGATGAGAAAAAGATTCATTGGATCAATTGGAATAAACTGTGCAGGCCAAAGAACAATGGTGGGATGGGTTTTAGTGATATCCATGCCTTCAATTTAGCTATGCTAGCTAAACAAGCATGGAGATTGATAAAACACACTCACTCACTATTTTATAAGGTGTACAAAGCCCGATACTTCCCAAACAGCTCCTTCATGGAGGCAGAACTGGGGACCAATCCATCGTATGTATGGCGAAGTCTACTCATGGCTAGAGAAATCATTCGGAAGGGTTCTAGATGGCGGGTGGGGGATGGGTGTCATATTCAGGTTGATGCCCATAAATGGTTAAACCATGACCCCATTTTCTCGGGCTTACATCCTAATTCACTATTTGTTAGTGACCTTATTGATGCAGACACTAGGCAGTGGGATCGTGGAAAGATTCAAGCTCTGTTTGCTCCATCAACACAACAAGAGATCCTTGCCATTCCTCTGAACAATCTGCATTCCAATGATGAATTAGTGTGGAAGGAAAACAGCACCCAGAATTTTACAGTGAAGACAGCCTACAAAATTGCCCTTGGCCTCAAAAATCAACCCTAA